From the Lolium rigidum isolate FL_2022 chromosome 2, APGP_CSIRO_Lrig_0.1, whole genome shotgun sequence genome, one window contains:
- the LOC124689714 gene encoding auxin response factor 5-like, whose product MAQSPASSAAAIPCEGISFMLARISGPRPSPAERQLEPFSGVRSLTRRWVGAGERKAPAINGELWHACAGPLVSLPPVGSLVVYFPQGHSEQVAASMQKDVEAHVPSYPNLPSKLICLLHSVTLQADPDTDEVYAQMTLQPVNTYAKEALQLSELALRQARPQMEFFCKTLTASDTSTHGGFSVPRRAAEKIFPALDFSLQPPCQEIQARDIHDNVWTFRHIFRGQPKRHLLTTGWSLFVSGKKLFAGDSVIFVRDEKHQLLLGIRRANRQPTNISSSVLSSDSMHIGVLAAAAHASANTSPFTIFYNPRASPTEFVIPFAKYQKAMYSNQISLGMRFRMMCETEELGTRRYMGTITGISDLDPVRWKNSQWRSLQVGWDESAAGERRNRVSIWEIEPLAAPFFICPQPFFGVKRPRQLDDESFEMENLLKRAMPWLGEDVCIKDAQTQTATIPGLSLVQWMNMNRQQSSSLASTAMQSEYLRSASNPALQNIGAADIARQLYMQNHLLQQNSIQFNPPKLHQQMKPINDLCNTSLPLNQLGAIRNHQEQKQDQQRQQQSSNQVTPLSQAQTNIVQAQVILQNQMQQQPQQQQKQQSPSPAQNQQAASGQQLSQSHQLQDHSLQLQQQKLFLQQQLQQQQLNKLPGQLVNLGSQQTQLTDQELHLQLLQKLQQQSLMSQPTVTLSRLPLMQEQQNFLVDMQQQLPNLHSLAQQQVMPQQDCRTSSLQTTELPPPMQQENQEKPLQKQVASTYVPEAAFPQISSTSLISKTGNTMIVPGAARSALTDEIPSCSTSPSTANGNHLVQPTIGRNEHCKMNSDKVSQSTAQMSILTSIEAATATPVTTKELPKLNNSVKPSVITSKLPNVVSGLQNFMSNALPTDNLETASSATSLWPSQTDGLLHQGFATSNFNQHQMFKHELPDVEIQGVDPSSSGMFGMNNDSPLGFPMETEGLLENALDSVKYRNHFSTDDENNYRMPKEARQEMSTSMVSQSFGQSDMAFNSIDSAINDGALLNRSSWPPAPPPQRMRTFTKVYKRGAVGRSIDIGRFSGYGELNQALARMFGIEGQLEDRQRIGWKLVYTDHEDDVLLLGDDPWEEFVNCVKCIRILSPQEVQKMSLDGDLGSNVLPNQACSSSEGGNAWKPRYDQNSGNPSIGPFDQFE is encoded by the exons GTTGCAGCTTCTATGCAAAAGGATGTGGAAGCACACGTACCAAGCTACCCCAATCTTCCATCAAAGTTGATATGTCTTCTACACAGTGTTACTTTGCAA GCAGACCCAGATACTGATGAGGTATATGCACAGATGACTCTTCAGCCTGTAAATACA TATGCAAAAGAGGCATTGCAGCTGTCGGAGCTTGCACTAAGGCAAGCCAGGCCACAGATGGAGTTCTTCTGTAAGACGCTCACCGCAAGTGACACAAGCACACATGGAGGCTTCTCTGTGCCTCGCCGTGCCGCAGAGAAGATATTCCCTGCCCTG GACTTCTCTTTGCAACCTCCGTGTCAAGAAATCCAAGCCAGAGATATACATGACAATGTGTGGACATTCCGTCATATATTTCGAG GCCAGCCCAAAAGACATTTACTTACAACTGGTTGGAGCCTCTTTGTGAGTGGCAAGAAGCTATTTGCTGGTGATTCTGTCATATTTGTTAG GGATGAAAAACATCAACTTCTACTGGGAATCAGGCGTGCTAACCGACAACCCACAAACATATCGTCTTCGGTACTTTCAAGCGACAGTATGCACATTGGGGTCCTTGCTGCAGCTGCACATGCCTCTGCCAACACCAGCCCATTTACCATATTTTACAATCCTAG GGCCAGTCCTACTGAATTTGTTATCCCATTCGCCAAATACCAGAAGGCAATGTATAGTAATCAGATCTCTTTAGGGATGCGCTTTCGCATGATGTGCGAGACCGAAGAGTTGGGAACAAGACG GTACATGGGTACGATAACAGGAATAAGTGATCTAGACCCAGTGAGATGGAAAAATTCCCAGTGGCGCAGCTTACAG GTTGGGTGGGACGAGTCGGCAGCAGGTGAAAGGAGGAACAGAGTTTCAATCTGGGAGATTGAACCGCTTGCTGCTCCTTTTTTCATATGCCCCCAGCCATTTTTTGGTGTGAAGCGCCCTAGGCAATTAG ATGACGAGTCATTTGAGATGGAAAATCTTTTGAAGAGAGCAATGCCTTGGCTTGGTGAAGACGTGTGCATAAAGGATGCTCAAACCCAGACTGCTACAATACCTGGCCTGAGCTTGGTTCAGTGGATGAACATGAACCGGCAGCAGAGCTCCTCATTGGCTAGCACGGCCATGCAGTCCGAGTACCTGCGATCTGCAAGTAACCCTGCGCTGCAAAATATTGGCGCTGCCGATATTGCAAGGCAGTTATATATGCAGAACCATCTCCTTCAACAGAACAGCATACAGTTTAATCCTCCCAAGCTTCATCAGCAAATGAAACCTATCAATGATTTGTGCAACACATCACTTCCGTTGAATCAACTTGGTGCCATCAGGAATCACCAAGAGCAGAAGCAAGACCAGCAGAGACAACAGCAGTCCAGTAACCAAGTGACCCCCCTGAGCCAGGCTCAAACTAATATTGTCCAGGCTCAAGTAATTCTCCAGAATCAGATGCAGCAgcagccacaacaacaacaaaaacaacaatcacCGTCTCCAGCTCAAAACCAGCAAGCGGCCAGTGGCCAACAGCTGTCTCAGTCTCATCAACTACAAGACCATAGTTTGCAACTGCAGCAGCAAAAGCTTTTCCTTCAGCAACAGTTACAGCAGCAGCAGCTAAATAAGTTGCCTGGGCAGCTAGTTAATCTGGGAAGTCAGCAAACACAATTAACTGATCAGGAACTCCACTTGCAGCTGTTACAGAAACTACAACAACAGTCATTGATGTCACAACCCACAGTTACACTCTCACGATTACCACTAATGCAAGAGCAGCAGAATTTTCTTGTAGACATGCAACAGCAGTTGCCGAATTTGCATTCACTTGCCCAGCAACAAGTGATGCCTCAACAGGACTGCAGAACTTCTTCATTGCAGACAACAGAACTGCCCCCTCCCATGCAGCAAGAGAACCAGGAGAAGCCTTTACAGAAACAAGTTGCATCTACATATGTACCAGAAGCTGCCTTTCcgcaaatctcatcgaccagtctGATATCAAAAACTGGAAATACTATGATAGTTCCAGGTGCTGCACGATCTGCACTTACAGATGAAATACCTTCTTGCTCGACATCCCCTTCCACAGCTAATGGCAACCATCTTGTGCAGCCAACCATTGGCAGGAACGAGCATTGCAAGATGAACTCAGATAAGGTGTCACAGTCAACTGCTCAGATGTCGATTCTGACCTCCATTGAAGCTGCAACAGCAACTCCAGTAACGACCAAGGAATTGCCAAAGTTGAATAATAGTGTTAAGCCAAGTGTGATCACCTCAAAATTACCAAATGTTGTGTCTGGTCTTCAAAATTTTATGAGCAATGCGCTGCCAACTGACAACCTGGAAAcagcttcatcagcaacttctttATGGCCTTCACAAACAGATGGACTTCTGCATCAAGGTTTCGCCACGTCTAACTTCAATCAGCACCAGATGTTCAAACATGAACTTCCTGATGTAGAAATTCAAGGTGTGGATCCAAGTAGCAGTGGCATGTTTGGGATGAACAATGATAGCCCATTAGGCTTCCCGATGGAAACAGAAGGCTTGTTGGAAAATGCACTAGATTCTGTGAAGTATCGGAATCATTTCTCAACTGATGATGAAAACAACTACCGAATGCCAAAGGAAGCCCGTCAAGAGATGTCGACCTCCATGGTTTCACAGTCATTTGGTCAGTCAGATATGGCATTCAATTCCATTGACTCTGCAATCAATGATGGTGCCTTATTAAACAGAAGTTCTTGGCCCCCTGCCCCACCACCCCAGAGGATGCGTACATTCACTAAG GTGTACAAACGTGGAGCTGTAGGCCGGTCTATTGACATCGGTAGGTTCTCCGGATATGGAGAACTGAATCAAGCTTTGGCCCGGATGTTTGGTATAGAGGGGCAACTTGAAGACCGCCAGAGAATAGGTTGGAAGCTAGTCTACACAGATCATGAGGACGATGTTCTACTTCTTGGCGATGACCCATGGGA AGAGTTTGTGAATTGTGTGAAGTGCATTAGGATCCTGTCCCCTCAAGAAGTGCAAAAGATGAGCTTGGATGGTGATTTGGGGAGCAATGTCCTTCCCAACCAGGCTTGCAGCAGCTCAGAAGGTGGGAACGCTTGGAAGCCTCGTTATGACCAGAACTCTGGAAACCCTTCCATCGGCCCCTTTGACCAATTCGAATGA
- the LOC124691736 gene encoding AIG2-like protein D yields the protein MASPPPPASAAAAAAHSVFVYGTLMSEEVVRVLLGRVPPSSPALLPNHQRLSIRGRVYPAILPVDGNQVSGRVFKEITDGELDVLDIFEDEEYVRETVGVSLTDSSETMLAFAYIWGKVDDPDLYGEWDFDEWKKVHLKDYLTMTQDFKEELEQLESKTDD from the exons AtggcgtcgccaccgccgccggcatccgccgccgccgcagcggcCCACAGCGTGTTCGTATACGGCACCCTGATGTCGGAGGAGGTCGTGCGCGTTCTTCTCGGCCGCGTCCCGCCGTCCTCCCCCGCGCTCCTCCCCAACCA CCAGAGGCTCAGCATCAGGGGCCGCGTCTACCCGGCGATTCTGCCCGTCGACGGCAACCAGGTTTCAGGAAGG GTGTTCAAGGAAATCACTGATGGCGAGCTCGATGTGCTGGATATATTCGAAGATGAGGAGTACGTGAGAGAAACTGTTGGCGTCTCGTTAACT GATTCATCGGAAACAATGCTTGCCTTTGCATACATATGGGGGAAGGTGGATGATCCTGACCTCTATGGTGAATGGGATTTTGAT GAATGGAAGAAAGTGCATTTGAAGGATTATCTCACAATGACACAAGATTTCAAGGAGGAATTGGAACAGCTCGAATCGAAGACTGATGATTGA
- the LOC124686414 gene encoding 1,4-dihydroxy-2-naphthoyl-CoA thioesterase 1-like produces MTKPDTAELDPVMHAMGFELDTVSPSLLAGRLPVTTRCCQPFRVLHGGVSAMISEGLASMGAHMASGFRRVAGVHLSINHFRSAAVGDLVHARAVPVHIGRSTQVWEVKLWKVDPESPEKKTQIAESRVTLLCNLPVPENLHHAGDKLKKYVTDAGPAAPAPPTSKL; encoded by the exons ATGACGAAGCCGGACACGGCGGAGCTGGACCCGGTGATGCACGCGATGGGGTTCGAGCTGGACACCGTgtccccgtcgctgctcgccggccgGCTCCCCGTCACGACGCGGTGCTGCCAGCCCTTCCGGGTGCTCCACGGCGGCGTGTCGGCGATGATCTCCGAGGGCCTGGCCAGCATGGGCGCCCACATGGCCTCCGGGTTCCGCCGCGTCGCCGGGGTGCACCTCAGCATCAACCActtccgcagcgccgccgtcgGGGACctcgtgcacgcgcgcgccgtcCCAGTACACATCGGCCGCTCCACGCAG GTCTGGGAGGTGAAGCTGTGGAAGGTGGACCCTgagtcgccggagaagaagacgcagATCGCTGAGTCCAGGGTGACGCTGCTCTGCAACCTGCCCGTGCCGGAGAACCTCCACCACGCCGGCGACAAGCTGAAGAAGTACGTCACTGACGCTGGGCCTGCAGCTCCGGCTCCTCCAACCAGCAAACTGTAA